One region of Bradyrhizobium betae genomic DNA includes:
- a CDS encoding NADP-dependent oxidoreductase, which yields MSGSINRQILLVEKPSGKLGPEHFKMVEGVMPEPKDGEALLRVRYISLDAANRAWMHGATYRSAVEANSVMAGGAIAEVISSKAPELAVGDIVFGDTGWQEYAAVPAKHLTKMPKLEPMTHLLSVFGIAGLTAYFGLIEIGKPKEGETVVVSAAAGSVGSIVGQIARIKGCRVVGIAGGADKCNWLTSELGFDAAVDYKDGAVFKALRAAAPKGIDVYFDNVGGDILEACLPQMNNYGRIACCGAISQYDGAPSAHGPRGVPGLIVVKRLIMQGFIVMDYMKESQRALDDLQAWVKSGRLKVQEDIIDGLENTPKALIGLLAGENRGKRMVKL from the coding sequence ATGAGCGGCAGCATCAATCGCCAGATTCTTCTGGTGGAAAAGCCCAGCGGCAAGCTCGGCCCTGAACATTTCAAGATGGTCGAGGGCGTGATGCCGGAGCCGAAGGACGGCGAAGCTTTGCTCCGCGTGCGTTATATCTCGCTCGATGCGGCCAACCGTGCCTGGATGCACGGCGCGACTTATCGGTCCGCGGTCGAAGCCAACAGCGTGATGGCCGGCGGCGCCATCGCCGAGGTCATCAGCTCGAAGGCGCCCGAGCTCGCCGTCGGCGACATCGTGTTCGGCGACACCGGCTGGCAGGAATATGCGGCGGTGCCGGCCAAGCATCTCACCAAAATGCCGAAACTCGAACCGATGACGCATCTGCTTAGCGTGTTCGGCATCGCCGGCCTCACCGCCTATTTCGGCTTGATCGAGATCGGCAAGCCCAAAGAGGGTGAGACGGTCGTGGTTTCCGCTGCCGCGGGCTCGGTCGGCTCGATCGTCGGACAGATCGCCAGGATCAAGGGATGCCGCGTGGTCGGCATCGCCGGCGGCGCCGACAAATGCAACTGGCTGACCTCCGAACTCGGCTTCGATGCCGCGGTCGATTACAAGGACGGCGCCGTGTTCAAGGCGCTGCGCGCAGCGGCGCCCAAGGGCATCGACGTCTATTTCGACAATGTCGGCGGCGACATTCTCGAAGCCTGCCTGCCGCAGATGAACAATTACGGCCGCATCGCCTGCTGCGGCGCGATCTCGCAATATGACGGCGCGCCCTCCGCGCACGGCCCGCGCGGCGTGCCGGGCCTGATCGTGGTGAAGCGTCTTATCATGCAGGGCTTCATCGTGATGGACTACATGAAGGAAAGCCAGCGCGCGCTCGATGATCTCCAGGCCTGGGTGAAATCCGGCAGGCTGAAGGTGCAGGAGGACATCATCGACGGCCTGGAGAACACGCCGAAGGCGCTGATCGGATTGCTCGCGGGCGAGAACCGCGGCAAGCGCATGGTCAAGCTCTGA
- a CDS encoding cysteine rich repeat-containing protein: MFNTLKHVSTRNALLAAAFFATATSAFAQAPTDAQKSAIRSACRSDFMAHCSSVTPGGVEAYQCLQKNMSSLSPGCQTAVRAVEPAAAPKAEATPKTEAAPVAPKAETAPKAEPTPAASKAEPAPAAKPATAPAPKAAAAKQPSSAQVAAIKSACRPDYPKVCAGVPTGGAPALECLEKNKSRVSPACEKAVAAASGGGASPAAPAAATPAAASAPPAAPAVIVLRPLRPREELFIVQSACREDIRTLCGSVPPGGGRIIQCVASNAASLSPACKDVLAPFAAR; this comes from the coding sequence ATGTTCAACACGTTGAAACATGTTTCGACGCGCAACGCGTTGCTGGCGGCGGCATTCTTCGCAACTGCAACAAGCGCATTCGCGCAAGCGCCGACCGACGCTCAGAAGAGCGCGATCCGGTCCGCATGCCGCTCGGACTTCATGGCGCACTGCTCGAGCGTGACGCCCGGCGGGGTGGAAGCGTATCAATGTCTGCAGAAGAACATGTCCAGCCTGTCACCGGGATGCCAGACCGCGGTTCGCGCGGTCGAGCCCGCCGCGGCCCCGAAGGCCGAAGCCACACCCAAGACCGAAGCCGCTCCCGTCGCGCCGAAAGCCGAAACCGCTCCCAAGGCGGAGCCCACGCCTGCAGCGTCGAAGGCAGAACCCGCTCCCGCGGCAAAGCCGGCAACCGCACCGGCGCCGAAGGCCGCAGCGGCCAAGCAGCCGAGCAGCGCGCAGGTTGCTGCGATCAAGAGCGCATGCCGTCCCGATTATCCCAAGGTGTGCGCCGGCGTGCCGACGGGCGGGGCCCCCGCGCTCGAATGCCTGGAGAAGAACAAGTCCAGGGTTTCGCCGGCATGCGAGAAGGCCGTGGCCGCTGCGTCCGGGGGTGGTGCATCCCCGGCGGCGCCGGCGGCTGCCACGCCCGCTGCGGCGTCAGCCCCTCCGGCAGCACCAGCCGTGATCGTGTTACGGCCGCTGCGGCCACGCGAAGAGCTGTTCATCGTCCAGTCCGCATGTCGCGAGGATATCCGCACGCTGTGCGGCAGCGTGCCGCCAGGTGGCGGCCGGATCATCCAATGCGTTGCCAGCAATGCGGCCTCGCTGTCGCCTGCCTGCAAGGACGTGCTGGCGCCCTTCGCGGCGCGATAA
- a CDS encoding FAD-dependent monooxygenase — protein MRIAVIGGGPGGLYFAYLWKKRHPEDQVDLFEQNPADATWGFGVVFSDQALEFLRADDPETVDAIAPHMESWENITLNLHGDHVAIDGVGFSSIGRLELLQFLQQRALDVGVTPRFDTQIQTIDQLGGHDLIVAADGLNSLVRRAYEGDFGTSLSYSSNKFVWYGTSKRFDTLSQTFVKTDRGAFNAHHYRYSPTMSTFLVECDHATWQAYGFAYKDAEQSKGVCEEVFADTLGGHCLVSNKSVWRNFPWVWNEHWSFKNMVLIGDALHSAHFSIGSGTRLAIEDAIALVKALESDAHLSTALHRYQAARKPVVQKLVNAARTSAFWYEHFAQHMQLGLMDFAYSYITRSGRIDDSRLRHMSPGFMARYEAAKSDGGDADGEATA, from the coding sequence TTGCGGATCGCCGTGATTGGCGGGGGGCCCGGTGGGCTCTACTTCGCCTATCTCTGGAAGAAGCGTCACCCCGAGGATCAAGTCGACCTGTTCGAACAGAACCCGGCCGACGCGACCTGGGGCTTTGGCGTGGTGTTCTCCGACCAGGCGCTGGAATTCCTGCGCGCCGACGACCCCGAGACGGTCGACGCGATCGCGCCGCACATGGAGAGCTGGGAGAACATCACGCTGAACCTGCATGGCGACCACGTCGCCATCGACGGCGTCGGCTTCTCCTCGATCGGCCGGCTCGAGCTGTTGCAGTTCCTGCAGCAGCGCGCCCTCGATGTCGGCGTCACGCCGCGGTTCGACACGCAGATCCAGACGATCGACCAGCTGGGCGGCCACGATCTGATCGTCGCCGCCGACGGGCTGAACTCGCTGGTGCGCCGCGCCTATGAGGGCGATTTCGGCACCTCGCTGTCCTACTCCTCCAACAAGTTCGTCTGGTACGGCACCTCGAAGCGCTTCGACACGCTGTCGCAGACCTTCGTGAAGACCGATCGCGGCGCCTTCAACGCCCATCACTACCGCTACTCGCCGACCATGAGCACCTTCCTGGTCGAATGCGACCACGCGACGTGGCAGGCCTACGGCTTTGCCTACAAGGACGCCGAGCAATCCAAGGGCGTCTGCGAGGAGGTGTTTGCCGACACGCTCGGCGGCCATTGCCTGGTCTCCAACAAATCGGTCTGGCGCAACTTTCCCTGGGTCTGGAACGAGCACTGGTCGTTCAAGAACATGGTGCTGATCGGAGACGCCCTGCATTCGGCGCATTTCTCGATCGGCTCGGGCACACGCCTCGCGATCGAGGACGCGATCGCGCTGGTCAAGGCGCTGGAATCGGATGCGCATCTGTCGACCGCGCTGCATCGCTATCAGGCCGCGCGAAAGCCGGTGGTGCAGAAACTCGTCAACGCCGCGCGAACCAGCGCCTTCTGGTACGAGCACTTTGCCCAGCACATGCAACTCGGCCTGATGGATTTCGCCTACAGCTACATCACCCGCTCCGGGCGCATCGATGATTCCCGCCTGCGCCATATGTCGCCCGGCTTCATGGCGCGCTACGAGGCCGCCAAGAGCGATGGCGGAGATGCGGACGGCGAGGCGACGGCATGA